In Antennarius striatus isolate MH-2024 chromosome 8, ASM4005453v1, whole genome shotgun sequence, a single window of DNA contains:
- the si:dkey-45d16.4 gene encoding trichohyalin → MERVVLDVPINSGFSLNCPPTTPRKRQVRFSARHDIILLREVIAQNPFASKEPGRVWAHVGEIITAALHDESFEVDARRCRERTMLLLDYYKKQDFPSLRRFGTERLYAQKEDLLHEVLELEAEKGLLVSRENTKSQEDELINQTMELPEQSKPNITVTQIPTAEAEEDGERITELSVSPMAKRPCQCCCQTYSEILSFLEKRSEAEQRLREEELSLRREELEIQRSKIALERERLGAERKERERRFELESQERQVILDLLKEKVLKC, encoded by the exons ATGGAACGGGTTGTTTTGGACGTACCGATCAACAGCG GTTTTTCTCTCAACTGTCCACCCACGACCCCACGAAAGCGTCAGGTGCGTTTTTCAGCGAGGCATGACATCATTCTGCTGCGAGAGGTTATCGCCCAGAACCCCTTTGCCTCCAAAGAGCCAG GAAGGGTCTGGGCCCATGTGGGGGAAATTATCACTGCAGCCCTCCATGATGAAAGTTTTGAGGTGGATGCCAGGAGATGTAGGGAGAGGACCATGCTGCTGCTGGACTACTATAAGAAACAAGACTTTCCCAGCCTGCgcag GTTTGGAACAGAAAGGTTGTATGCTCAAAAGGAGGACCTTCTCCATGAGGTTTTGGAGCTGGAGGCTGAGAAGGGGCTTCTGGTTAGCAGGGAAAACACAAAGTCCCAG gAAGATGAGCTGATAAATCAAACTATGGAGCTACCAGAGCAGAGCAAGCCCAACATTACTGTTACACAAATACCCACTGCAG aagcagaagaagacgGCGAGCGGATCACGGAACTTTCAGTGTCTCCCATGGCCAAACGGCCGTGCCAATGCTGCTGCCAGACCTACTCGGAGATTCTCAGCTTCCTAGAGAAACGTTCTGAGGCAGAACAACGACTGCGGGAGGAGGAGCTCTCTCTTCGCCGGGAGGAGCTAGAGATTCAAAGGA GTAAGATTGCATTGGAGAGAGAACGTCTGGGAGCTGAGAGAAAGGAGAGGGAACGGAGGTTTGAGCTGGAGAGCCAAGAAAGGCAGGTCATCCTGGACCTGTTAAAAGAGAAGGTGCTCAAATGCTaa
- the pik3r6a gene encoding bMERB domain-containing protein 1, which translates to MEKTRGSCAHGSVDGAEWTRDTNKIEDDVVSMADSTVTVDDIEGELFKIERVRDILVRRESELRYMMDDIQLCKEITRLKKELHKLVSIPDNDKTNDDRQKEEDLLQQIHKLVETRDFLVDDVEFERLRENEEDKEMADFLRSKFPKNMKKKGAQTRQMPFNAHQTTSTFNKTNFTLMKECCGFTCSIM; encoded by the exons ATGGAGAAAACGCGAGGATCCTGTGCGCACGGTTCGGTCGACGGTGCGGAATGGACCAGAGACACCAATAAGATAG AGGACGATGTGGTTTCCATGGCGGACTCCACTGTTACCGTGGATGACATTGAAGGAGAGCTTTTTAAGATCGAAAGGGTGAGGGACATCCTGGTCAGGAGGGAGTCGGAGCTGAGATACAT GATGGATGACATACAGCTGTGCAAAGAGATCACACGTCtgaagaaggagctgcacaAATTAGTGTCCATACCAG ATAATGACAAGACCAATGACGACCGGCAGAAAGAAGAAGACCTGCTGCAGCAGATCCACAAACTGGTCGAGACGAGAGATTTCCTGGTGGATGACGTAGAATTTGAAcgactcag GGAGAATGAAGAAGATAAAGAGATGGCAGACTTTCTGAGGTCCAAATTCCCTAAAAATATGAAGAAGAAAG GTGCACAAACCAGACAGATGCCATTCAATGCTCACCAGACCACCTCTACCTTCAACAAGACAAACTTTACCCTGATGAAGGAGTGCTGTGGCTTCACTTGCTCTATCATGTAA